The Tribolium castaneum strain GA2 chromosome 3, icTriCast1.1, whole genome shotgun sequence sequence GATTCGGAAAGTGGCGGTGATCGTTGGACGAAACGAAGAGGTAGACGGGACCAAGAAGGCTGGTGGGACACTTCCGCAGAACCAGAAGGTAAAGTACATACAGTGTTACCAACGAGCTTacataaaaacgtaaaaaaaaataatattttcttttagtGCAATATTATCCCTCTAATCGCCGGTCTACCGATAGTTACGAGGATGAGTATTACGAATGTTACGAGAAACCGAGACGTCGGAAACAGACGGTTTACGTTCATGGTGGAAGTCAAGGCGCTGGTGGACATTCCTCAAGTTCCCGAGATGTGAGTCCTTGGGAGGAAGAACCCAGACGACGGGATCAGAGAGCAGGATGGGTAAAACATGCGAGACAACATTCGTTTGAAAAACACAGGGATCGGAGACATACCGATAGTTGGGATGATGAAGATGATTACGagttagtttttattttttgtttaattttttcatttctatgttTGATTATTTAGATACGAAGACGAACATGTGCCGCGATTCCATCGCCAAAAATGGGAGATTGAGAGAGAACGGTATAACGCACCACCAAATCGGGAACATGACTTAGACAAGTGGGAAAGTCAATGGAGCGAAGATAGGAGACATAGGCGGAGACGTGAAGGAGAGAGGGATCGGTGGTGTTGTCCAGACTGGGATGTGGGGGAGCATggtactattaatttttatttatttatgtttttatccTCTTTATTTCCAGAAAAACCTGTAAACAGATACGGTAGTAATCGCTGGACGAATATGGACGGTCCTCCCGGAATGTGGCGAGAACGCAAACACGACGAGCGTTATTACAGTCGCGAATCACAAGAATCTCCCTGGGAAGACGAATATTCGAACGAAGCCGAAGAAGTTTCATCCTCTCATTATTTAACAGCGAGGAGAAACTGGAAGAGGCCGAGCAGTGCGTCGGAAATGGACCGAAAAACAGGCGAGATCAAGTCGCGGCATTATTTTGGAGCAGgtgcgtatttttttttattttctcttttcaAGTGACCTAtgactttaaattaaaatataaaataaaataaacaagactttttttaataccttttttattttaaaatttttttgtgttaggAGGAAGTGACGGGGAGAGGGACCGCCGGTACAAACCCGGCCGCCGCTCCCGCAGCCGAGACTCGCAATATTCGGAGTCTTCCCACCGTCACAAGCCAGAAGGGGGCCCCACACTACGCGGCTCGCACCGAAGTAAGCAGTACGCGAAACAATTCGAAGCCGATTTCGCTGAAATGCCGCCAAAAAAACAAGTTGATAGTACCAAATCCGACCACAGCAGCAATAAGAAAAGCGCCACTTTAGCGAGCAGAAAGAAAAAGGAAAGCCCGAAAGCCGAAGTGAACATTGTTAGCACATTCCCTCGGAAATCAACATCGCGTGCGAAATCGTTGTTTGAGAACGATTTCGTGCCGTCTGAAGACAGTCCAGTGAGTGGGCGTGCGGATGCGAAATTTAGCTTTGAAAACGATTTCGAAACGTCTGAAGCCGAATCTCCGACTGTTGTCAATAAACCGCTGAAAGGGTTGCGACAGCAGAGCATGTTTGAGAAAACAGATAACGAGTTCAGTAAAGAGAGTTTTCGGCAAAGGTCACTTAAAGAGTTGAAATTGTCGCCTCGGACGCACCCCAAGCAGAAATCTTTATTTGAAGATGATTTTTCCCCAAGTGGGAAACCCGACCCGTTACCTGAAGACAGTGGCATATCAAGCATCAAGGAGGAGGCGGATCCCAACGATAAAGAAAGCTCATTTAGCACAAACAATGCAACGAATTCTCGGAAAAAGAAACTCAATAAAAATAGGCTCTCCAATAACTTTCAGTCtgatattaatataaaaaagtctgAATCTGTAAATATTTTCGCGCGGGAAAGCGATCCATTcgatgatgatttttttagcgAAAACGTGGCTAGTCATGACGGACACCACCATTCGGAGACTTCTCCGAAAACGACGGATCTCAAGTGGACTGAtgattttgaagattttgatattgaagaaaaaaactgAGCGATTTGATTGTGCACTAACGAGGGCCTCACTCAAATTGCTTCCTACGTCGTctaaattaatgttattgttacatAATATAATGCTAGAAGAGCTCGTACTAAGTTagatgtatttatttatacttaaatAAGGATTTTTAACTATGTGATTCTATGATTCCATGTCAATGCGAACTCTTCGCATGCGTACCGCCAGTGGAAGTTTGATTTGTAAATTAATCCTTTTTTCACTGTAATTTCTACCTCTGTTTTAAAtatatcaactttaatttattgttagcCGGGcccattatttacaaattgaaAACATTGCCACCTTGTCTTAATTTTCATTGTTACAGTGTTGCAAATCGCTAGAAAATAAGTTACCGAGTTATCGCCAACTGAACATCCCGTATAACCAATTCGTGATGTTTTTAAAGAGCATTAAAACTCAGAAAGAGATAAAAACATTGTTAGGTCGAATTTCTGCGTTTTCTAAGGTGAATCCTTAAAAAATCGATTAATAGATTTTGGGGGAAATAACCAAAGGTTGGCGATGCTTAGGGAATTTTCGCACACATATATAACCTAACATATTCATTGTTCTTGAAATAGTTGAAATTATGTGAATTACAGCCCAAACTGTTGAATTTGGGTTGAAATGagaactattattatttaaacagtGCCATGCTAGTTAAACGGCGTTAAtcgcaaattaaatttttatctcatcTCTTGTGACTGTGACGGTTTGTtgattctttttttgtttgagcAACTAAAACTCTGTTTTCAGACGGCTAGGCCCAAAATGCCGGTGAAATATTTAACCCCCGATTATTCGCAAACACTGCGCTGGAACGACATCCTCACCTCAATGTACTTACTGCTATACTTGAGCTTTTTGTACTACAACAACCTGATTTTATCAATTGGACACTCGGACTCCCTTTACAACATCCTAGGCCTTGCGGCTTTGGAATTTATCAAATATTCGTTTCACGTATCTCGCACAAAAACCAGCTTTTATAAACACCACGCCAAAGACTTTATAAAAAACGTCCTAGTCTTGTTGTTACTCTTTGCCACAATTTACGTCGTTGCTGTTTTGTTCGGAGCGCCTATTCTTTCCGATTTTGAAGAAACTTGCATGTTTTCGTTGATTGTTACAACCTTTACTGCGCTTCCTCTTTGCTTGTATTTTGGGGGTGATAACACAGTACACATGTTCTTGTCACTCGCTTCGTATGATGGTAGCGATGTCCAGAAGTTGTTTATGCTGAAATTGAGGTTGACTCTCTTTGGGGCCTGGCTGGGGGCCATCGTCATACCACTGGACTGGAACAGGCCGTGGCAGGACTGGCCCATCCCTTGCAGCGTGGGGGCCATGGTGGGCTACATGGTCGCCAATTTTGTTACCTCTCTGCTCCAACACCAGTATTTCGCCAAGTTTATCAGAAAGACTGGAAAATATATGCTATGAGTTGTGTTACGCTTAAAATAAATGTCGATTTTCGTTAAATTTGTTTCTGATTGCGTTTTTTGACCAAGCTCTGAGAAAAAAATCGCCCACCAGATATGACAGGGAAGAAAACAATttgttactaaaaaaatttatttcaaattgtctaaaataaaaacagttctCCTTAACTTAATAATTATCACAACCATTTCTATCACTAATGGTAGAAGTCGCAAATTGCAACCGAATTGTTGTAAATCTATTAAGACAAATCGAATACAAAACCTAATTTTCTAAtctaaaataattgataatacTCTTATTGTGCTACGCCGTGAGTAACGTTTGCGGCACCCGTCTGAAGCCCCTTATCTCCTGCTGCAGACTCAACCAATCAATGGCTTTCTGACTTAGCGATTTCTCCTGGAGCAAAACCCTTGCAGCTTCGTGAAACTTATCCTCGTTCCGCCTCAAATACATGACAGCATCCCTTAATAACTGCTCCACTTTTTTCGGATCAATTTCCGCAATATCCAACATTTCGGTCAGATACGGATTGAACCGGTAGTAAATACTCGGGGGCAGCAGATCTGAGAGCATTGTGTGCACCCCTTCTGTGTCCGTTGCGCTCTCAATAATGGCATAGAACTTGCTTTTCCACGACGAATTCCGGACCGCTTTCTGGGTGTTGGGGTCGACGGGCAAGGGGATGGTACGGCCGGTGCCAAACGACAGCACGCACTGGATGGGGGCTTCCGGCCAGAGGAGTCTGGCTTCGTGGATTGCCACCGCCGTTGGgttgttgaataaaataccGCCGtcctgtatatttaaaatttagttacatTGTAAATGGTTGGTTGGTGGTACCTGGTGCAGCATGTTCTCCAATTTGAATTCCTCGAAGTAAGTTGGCGCTGCGGCCGATGC is a genomic window containing:
- the PIG-F gene encoding phosphatidylinositol-glycan biosynthesis class F protein, with product MPVKYLTPDYSQTLRWNDILTSMYLLLYLSFLYYNNLILSIGHSDSLYNILGLAALEFIKYSFHVSRTKTSFYKHHAKDFIKNVLVLLLLFATIYVVAVLFGAPILSDFEETCMFSLIVTTFTALPLCLYFGGDNTVHMFLSLASYDGSDVQKLFMLKLRLTLFGAWLGAIVIPLDWNRPWQDWPIPCSVGAMVGYMVANFVTSLLQHQYFAKFIRKTGKYML